One Anopheles marshallii chromosome 3, idAnoMarsDA_429_01, whole genome shotgun sequence genomic region harbors:
- the LOC128714419 gene encoding uncharacterized protein LOC128714419 has product MSPGRSAEMSHIVEFNSHIQSYFISSTYGNETLVNRCLEHLAAASLESKIFDVSVYECNIFFVNLHKLLSHSVKKTNLLWSAVAVLELAVNDDDTRSALVDKFRFLPVVSLLLLEVHTPEQQKRALSLLHHLSYGATIDGQEMFIERLIQKLLTLIEQNHEKKERCEMAQLALSILVNLCHRDLSTTFVLTRNTNISGFCKQIKKFGLLACKMYIILEQNDYVKEIDLHYLLRMSFEEVRLMLASKNSFSLRHVVDFLRYVRTLSGSRESEPAKAAVTDEYFQRDLKEFLLEIEKYWENGTPSPEVEAPGRRKKTKQKGELRKDRTKDGLFEILECIVLLKPDDEELYKKIFDIGPIKLINNARDDCSKAVDLLRTILEKKPKETAFAEQCKTVLTPLMNTITNIDDERLVIAFTKLLTTIGKTLNTIDDPMNEIAEQLFQHLFGNVLSNARDCAMFNYSLTDGQVRVYLWALHTFNELANICPTHWYAKITNLLKQKPIQFLFAKGLTGGSDVELLEALLQVATSTDFPKHDVAQMIDMLKSNVLALGGNDARTPFSPANGNVHNIQPPTGYTYVRALSRDLQERIDQAVVHIQDAKAAGLINEVEKSELVEFYTYKINMQTSLMNDLRNSLEATTAQITTLTHQNQLLMAEIDKNQKKSLPLLLKESALENENRLLEQELVQMRSAAATYDKKMSQMKQELAEYIKKYGEKNQKCAALVKEIEHLRARDDNYEKENKRLQLELAAMTKNRDDARKLLKLGEEDRQKLTEQREAERKQYECKIRERERDISKRNDLVQQLEQTLVQRDSTIETLEADGKNLKEKLKDREERIAQVEAELKENEKIQQAIYSLMNKNKK; this is encoded by the exons ATGAGTCCGGGACGTTCAGCAGAAATGTCGCACATTGTGGAGTTCAACAGCCACATCCAATCTTATTTCATCAGCAGCACTTATGGCAATGAAACGCTTGTGAACCGGTGCTTGGAG CACCTGGCAGCAGCTAGCCTGGAAAGCAAGATCTTTGATGTGTCCGTGTATGAATGTAACATTTTCTTCGTTAATTTGCATAAACTTTTAAGCCATAgcgtgaagaaaacaaatcttctCTGGTCAGCGGTAGCGGTGCTTGAGCTTGCGGTGAATGACGATGACACACGTTCTGCGCTGGTGGACAAGTTCCGTTTCCTGCCGGTTGTTTCGCTTCTACTGTTGGAAGTGCACACGCCGGAACAGCAGAAGCGTGCTCTTTCTCTGTTGCACCACCTCTCCTACGGTGCCACGATTGATGGACAGGAAATGTTTATAGAACGGTTAATCCAGAAGCTGCTTACCCTCATTGAACAGAACCACGAAAAGAAGGAACGCTGCGAGATGGCACAGCTGGCATTGTCAATACTGGTCAATCTGTGTCATCGCGATCTCTCGACGACGTTTGTATTGACTAGAAACACGAACATTTCTGGGTTCTGCAAACAGATTAAAAAGTTCGGTCTGCTCGCGTGCAAAATGTACATCATACTGGAGCAAAACGACTATGTCAAGGAGATTGATTTACACTATCTTCTGCGTATGAGCTTCGAGGAAGTTCGATTAATGCTAGCATCGAAGAACAGTTTCAGCTTGAGGCATGTGGTCGACTTTCTGCGCTACGTACGAACGCTAAGCGGTTCGCGTGAGTCGGAACCGGCAAAAGCGGCGGTAACGGACGAATACTTCCAGCGAGATTTGAAAGAATTTTTGcttgaaattgaaaagtatTGGGAGAATGGCACACCATCGCCAGAAGTTGAAGCGCCTGGACGGAGGAAAAAGACAAAGCAAAAAGGCGAACTAAGGAAGGACCGTACGAAAGATggattgtttgaaattttggaatgcatTGTTCTGCTTAAACCGGATGATGAGGAGCTCTACAAGAAGATTTTTGACATCGGTCCCATCAAACTAATCAACAACGCACGGGACGATTGTTCGAAAGCGGTCGATCTGTTGCGCACGATACTGGAAAAGAAACCCAAGGAAACAGCCTTCGCCGAGCAGTGTAAAACAGTGCTCACACCCTTAATGAACACGATTACAAACATTGACGATGAGCGACTTGTAATTGCATTTACAAAGCTGTTGACGACGATCGGAAAGACACTGAATACGATCGACGATCCAATGAATGAGATAGCGGAACAATTATTTCAGCATCTTTTTGGCAACGTCTTGAGCAATGCACGTGATTGTGCCATGTTCAACTATTCTCTAACTGACGGTCAAGTTCGGGTGTATTTGTGGGCCTTGCACACGTTTAATGAGCTGGCCAACATTTGCCCTACGCACTGGTACGCTAAAATAACGAACCTACTCAAACAGAAACCGATCCAATTTCTTTTTGCCAAGGGTTTGACCGGAGGCAGCGATGTGGAGTTGCTGGAAGCGTTACTACAAGTAGCAACCTCAACCGACTTTCCCAAGCACGATGTGGCCCAGATGATCGATATGTTGAAAAGCAATGTACTAGCGTTAGGAGGAAACGATGCAAGAACTCCATTTTCACCAGCGAACGGCAATGTGCACAACATTCAACCACCGACGGGATACACCTATGTACGGGCGCTTAGTAGGGACTTGCAGGAACGGATTGACCAGGCCGTGGTTCATATACAGGACGCTAAAGCTGCTGGGCTGATAAACGAAGTAGAAAAATCAGAGCTTGTCGAATTCTACACGTACAAGATCAATATGCAGACGAGCTTGATGAACGATTTGAGAAACAGTTTAGAAGCTACAACGGCACAGATCACGACCCTCACGCACCAGAATCAGCTGCTAATGGCTGAGATTGACAAGAATCAGAAGAAAAGTCTTCCTCTCTTGTTGAAGGAGTCAGc GTTAGAAAATGAGAACCGTCTTCTGGAGCAGGAGCTGGTGCAGATGAGATCGGCTGCCGCAACGTACGATAAGAAAATGAGCCAGATGAAGCAAGAGCTGGCAGAGTACATTAAAAAGTACGGTGAAAAGAATCAAAAATGTGCAGCACTGGTGAAGGAGATCGAGCACTTGCGCGCACGTGACGACAATTatgagaaggaaaacaagCGTCTTCAGCTGGAGTTGGCGGCTATG acTAAAAATCGAGACGATGCACGGAAATTGCTAAAGCTCGGAGAAGAAGACCGACAGAAGCTTACCGAACAGCGGGAAGCGGAGCGAAAACAGTACGAGTGTAAAATTCGCGAACGGGAACGAGACATCTCCAAGCGCAACGATCTTGTCCAGCAGCTGGAGCAAACGCTTGTGCAGCGGGATAGTACTATCGAAACGCTCGAAGCGGACGGTAAGAATTTGAAGGAGAAGCTAAAGGATCGGGAAGAACGCATCGCGCAGGTCGAAGCAGAgttgaaggaaaatgaaaaaattcaacaagcAATTTACAGTTTGatgaacaagaacaaaaaataa
- the LOC128710832 gene encoding fatty acid synthase-like: protein MKTVNCSAAEPIESESSIVISGIAGRYPRSDNVQEFANNLYSKIDLVDDKEDRWRHTHPDIPKRLGKLNNLEKFDADLFGYSPKEAHTMDPQHRLLLEHCYQAVMDAGLHLDDLRGTKTGVYIGCSMSETETYWTYKKTRMPYQKVMLGFSRSMLALKIAYALDLKGPAMTVDTACSSSMYALDWACKAIRQGQCDAAIVAGTNLTLHPYITLQFALLGVLAADGYCRPFDKNASGYSRSEANAVILLQKAKDAKRIYAHVVNTKTNCDGYKLEGITFPSNKVQKQLLDELYSEVPYDPKDVSYVEAHSTGTVVGDPEECDAIEKVFCPDRTEPLLVGSVKSNIGHSEAAAGICSVTKCVIAMQTNLIPPNIHYTEPRKDVPSLLNGNLKVVDKLTPLDGPLVAVNSFGFGGANAHALLHAHTQRKASHDRPFDELPRLVVWSGRTIEAVDQFLEGVAKHNFDPELYALSHNIQRKEHAKMHCRGYAILARRDDGTAVIMQKSVSKVQKLLPNFAIVFGQMDYDWQTTLRAFKKFPPFKASVKQCLSLLKAPEYDCIFSKDEHATILQRAVWTLIIQISVYHALKAIGIKVDQYGGYSIGQITCAYIDGALSLTDAIRVAFTHGVLLGSYRNPETFNYRDIITDKDLNTKLASVLQSFRFAKPTNKWKTATSVLSFRIYDPKTSGQIFNRIDSDAIVLQPLPSIETTDSIMKSFLATIGRAFVNGQHCQLLDLYPEIKFPVSLETPMLGPLIQWDHSVDWHVANFQTKKMVGQGSNQYTVTLAEQEYIAGHCIDGRVLIPATEYLYLVWDSFTSKTGTIPNEVAVEFTEIEFLRATTIASGQTITLFVEINDISGYFEVTEGSTLVVKGFIQRINQFKLLTLEQSNTQAVTLLTKDFYKELRLRGYHYGGFFKSVIESASDGSFAKIEWKGNWTALLDCMLQIAIIAVDSRSLVIPTRIESIKVDPIQQKMSLQTDGNSVPFYNVCFDPDLNLLQSRGIEIRGLNASTIARRLPPGIPVLESYKFYPHFSQKTIQITQAVSTIVQMILENQSTMLFTVTEVHSKTRGPIISLFGDAIGDLPLVKAHLTLLSSAKPEPIPNVTISEDKLMKQRNVLLLICENLFNDDEFISDAINSLSDQGFILLREAQGYRLQNSHRRLQLVSTIPIEGETFLLLQQKKSAMNTCVDAHVIQISSNDTTHNWLLELKQEVKTKPVILCAQNDPSSGIIGLVNCIRKEPNIQTVSCFFIDDPNAPPFDSSNPFYKDQIELGLAINVYRHGEWGSYRHFKLLEEPRYESTTNHCFANCVKPGDLSSFTWMVGPLSEQPPSSPLVKVVYSSLNFKDVMLATGRLTLETSFTNRLQQECVLGFEFSGVTATGKRVMGIIPAGSMATIIEADPLFTLDVPDECTLEQAATIPTVYATVYAAFFICAHIRKVNSILIHAGTGGIGLAAIRVCLAYGLEVFTTVSTKEKREFLLSYFPDLNPNNIGNSRDISFETLIKERTNGRGVDFVLNSLSEEKLQASIRCLAKGGHFLEIGKYDMMKDSKLAMALFQKGLTFTAVLVDLMFQEKRELMQELHKLIVEDMSKGIVQPLPTSVFQAHEIEQAFRYLATAKHIGKVVLKIRDNEDDLASVPISFLPRVYCNPEQSFVIAGGLGGFGLELADWLIIRGCRKLLLSSSRGITKPYQQYRINTWHTYGVQVLVSTEDISTENGCRRLLQQAIKMGPIAGIFNLAVQLRDAIIENQSVDKFAECLAPKATATHHLDLLSRELCPMLKHFVVFSSVSCGRGNAGQSNYGMANSIMERIIEHRVAQGLPGKAIQWGAIGEVGIVADMQEDKIDMEIGGTLQQRLSSCIQVLDQLLTSSEPLVASMVVAEKRSSSGGAKNIVEAVMNIMNIRDMKSVSVESTLADIGMDSLMAVEIRQVLERDFDIILTPQDLRTLTFSKLQKLADAKAENEAAEIAAQQLQLEDLLASFGDEAASHHTVLRLPSKCNDLAFDRPVLIIPGIESVCSPAWTKIASEINAPTFMLQTFANATDEQTIVGIVDTVFDEMFETVFTKAEQFLVIGYSFGSLLALEIVKRLEARSLHGKLMLIDGSPLYLQRFASHHLSGFDDEHLQMAILTLVLSFVLPTATQDIIKSIMDKSTYLERVEKLMEVARESNSFSEEYARKMMRALFYRLKAAMNMSTEAKEKLTSPLVLVRSAAIGDIEEDYGLSEFTIASLIVKIIDGTHQTMLANPELIEIINKDTL, encoded by the exons ATGAAGACTGTCAACTGTTCTGCGGCAGAGCCCATCGAATCTGAGAGTTCAATTGTCATTTCGGGTATTGCAGGAAGATATCCAAGATCGGACAATGTCCAAGAGTTTGCCAACAACCTGTACAGCAAA ATAGACCTTGTCGATGACAAGGAAGATCGTTGGCGCCATACACACCCAGACATACCGAAACGTCTCGGGAAGCTGAATAATCTCGAAAAGTTCGATGCGGATTTATTCGGGTACAGTCCAAAGGAGGCGCATACGATGGATCCTCAGCATCGCTTACTACTGGAGCACTGTTATCAGGCCGTAATGGATGCGGGACTGCATTTAGACGATCTGAGAGGCACGAAAACGGGTGTCTATATCGGATGTTCCATGTCCGAAACGGAAACCTACTGGACGTACAAGAAAACCCGTATGCCCTACCAAAAAGTAATGCTGGG CTTTTCGAGGAGTATGCTAGCGCTTAAAATAGCGTACGCGTTGGATTTGAAGGGCCCGGCCAtgacggtggatacggcctGCAGCAGCTCGATGTACGCTCTCGATTGGGCCTGTAAGGCAATCCGGCAGGGACAGTGTGATGCCGCCATTGTCGCCGGTACCAACCTTACGCTGCATCCTTACATCACCCTGCAGTTTGCGCTGCTCGGCGTGTTGGCGGCGGATGGATACTGTCGACCGTTCGATAAGAATGCTTCGGGGTATTCCCGATCCGAGGCGAATGCGGTAATACTGCTCCAAAAGGCGAAGGACGCCAAGCGTATCTATGCGCACGTGGTCAACACCAAAACGAACTGCGATGGTTACAAGCTTGAGGGCATTACCTTTCCATCCAACAAGGTGCAGAAACAGCTGCTGGATGAGCTCTACTCCGAGGTGCCCTATGATCCGAAGGACGTCAGCTATGTGGAAGCGCACAGTACCGGTACCGTTGTTGGTGATCCGGAAGAGTGTGACGCCATTGAGAAGGTGTTTTGTCccgaccgaaccgaaccacTGTTGGTCGGGTCGGTTAAATCCAACATCGGCCATTCGGAAGCGGCAGCCGGAATCTGTTCCGTTACCAAGTGTGTTATTGCGATGCAAACCAACCTCATCCCACCGAACATTCACTACACGGAACCGCGGAAAGATGTACCGTCGTTGCTGAACGGTAACCTAAAAGTGGTCGATAAACTAACACCGCTCGATGGACCACTGGTAGCAGTGAATTCTTTCGGATTTGGAGGAGCCAATGCGCATGCACTGCTGCATGCTCACACCCAAAGGAAAGCGTCACATGATCGACCGTTCGATGAGCTTCCCCGGTTGGTGGTGTGGAGTGGACGAACGATCGAGGCGGTTGATCAGTTCTTGGAAGGTGTTGCCAAACACAACTTTGACCCCGAACTCTACGCCTTATCGCACAACATTCAACGCAAGGAGCACGCTAAAATGCACTGCCGTGGGTACGCCATATTGGCCCGTCGTGACGACGGTACAGCTGTTATTATGCAGAAGAGTGTTTCCAAAGTGCAAAAACTGCTGCCCAACTTTGCCATCGTTTTTGGACAGATGGATTACGATTGGCAAACGACTTTGCGTGCATTCAAGAAATTTCCACCATTTAAAGCCTCGGTAAAACAGTGCTTAAGTCTTTTGAAGGCTCCCGAATATGATTGCATCTTCAGCAAGGATGAACATGCAACCATTCTTCAGCGAGCCGTCTGGACCCTGATAATACAAATCAGTGTGTACCATGCACTGAAAGCAATCGGCATAAAGGTTGACCAGTATGGAGGATACTCGATCGGGCAGATAACCTGCGCGTACATCGATGGTGCACTTTCCCTTACGGACGCCATACGAGTGGCATTCACACATGGAGTTCTGCTCGGTTCGTATCGCAATCCGGAGACGTTCAACTATCGCGATATTATCACGGACAAAGACTTGAACACCAAGCTGGCCTCGGTGTTGCAATCTTTCCGTTTCGCGAAACCGACCAACAAGTGGAAAACTGCGACCTCCGTCCTGTCCTTCCGCATATACGATCCAAAAACTTCAGGTCAGATATTCAATCGAATCGATAGTGATGCCATAGTGTTGCAACCACTTCCTTCGATTGAAACCACCGATAGCATAATGAAAAGCTTTCTAGCCACCATTGGACG GGCATTCGTCAATGGACAACACTGCCAGTTGCTAGATCTTTACCCCGAGATAAAGTTTCCGGTATCGTTAGAAACACCCATGCTCGGCCCTCTCATCCAATGGGATCATTCAGTCGATTGGCATGTGGCCAACTTCCAAACGAAAAAGATGGTAGGGCAAGGCTCCAACCAGTACACCGTCACACTAGCTGAGCAAGAGTACATTGCCGGGCACTGCATCGATGGCAGGGTGTTGATACCGGCAACAGAATATCTGTATCTCGTGTGGGATTCCTTCACTAGCAAAACGGGAACTATCCCGAACGAAGTGGCCGTTGAATTTACGGAGATTGAATTTCTGCGCGCGACTACCATTGCGAGTGGCCAAACCATAACGCTTTTTGTCGAAATCAACGACATCAGTGGATATTTTGAAGTGACCGAAGGTTCGACACTCGTCGTGAAAGGCTTCATTCAACGAATTAACCAATTTAAACTGCTCACGCTTGAGCAAAGTAACACACAGGCTGTAACGCTTCTAACCAAGGATTTCTATAAGGAGCTGCGGCTGCGTGGATACCACTACGGAGGTTTCTTCAAGTCCGTAATAGAGTCTGCTAGTGACGGTTCGTTTGCTAAAATTGAATGGAAAGGCAACTGGACAGCCCTTTTGGATTGTATGCTTCAGATTGCGATCATAGCTGTGGATTCCCGTTCGCTCGTGATTCCTACACGCATTGAGTCCATCAAAGTTGATCCTATACAGCAGAAAATGTCATTACAAACTGACGGAAATAGCGTCCCCTTCTATAACGTATGCTTCGATCCCGATCTAAATCTATTACAAAGTAGAGGTATCGAAATTCGTGGTCTTAATGCAAGTACTATCGCTCGACGACTTCCACCAGGAATTCCGGTACTAGAAAGTTACAAATTTTATCCACATTTCTCCCAAAAAACGATTCAAATTACACAAGCAGTTTCAACCATTGTGCAAATGATTCTCGAAAATCAATCCACAATGTTATTCACCGTTACGGAAGTTCACTCCAAAACGAGGGGTCCGATCATTTCCCTCTTCGGCGATGCTATCGGTGATTTGCCCTTGGTGAAAGCTCACCTTACGTTGCTCTCCAGTGCTAAGCCGGAGCCTATTCCTAACGTCACCATCTCGGAGGATAAGCTCATGAAGCAGCGCAACGTGCTATTGCTCATCTGCGAGAACCTCTTCAATGACGACGAGTTCATCTCCGATGCGATCAACTCTCTATCCGATCAGGGCTTCATACTACTCCGAGAGGCTCAAGGATATCGTCTTCAGAATAGCCATCGACGACTTCAGCTTGTGAGCACCATTCCGATCGAAGGTGAAACatttctgctgctgcaacaAAAGAAGTCCGCTATGAATACCTGCGTCGATGCTCACGTTATCCAGATATCATCGAACGATACCACCCACAATTGGTTGCTGGAGTTGAAGCAAGAAGTCAAAACCAAACCCGTCATTCTCTGCGCCCAGAATGATCCTTCTTCGGGCATCATCGGCCTTGTGAACTGCATACGCAAGGAGCCCAACATTCAAACTGTTTCCTGCTTCTTCATCGATGACCCCAATGCGCCACCGTTCGATTCTTCCAATCCATTCTACAAAGATCAGATCGAGCTTGGACTGGCGATCAATGTTTATCGCCATGGAGAGTGGGGATCCTATCGCCATTTTAAGCTACTGGAAGAACCGCGTTATGAGTCTACCACCAACCATTGTTTCGCCAATTGCGTTAAACCAGGCGATCTCTCTTCATTCACCTGGATGGTTGGACCGTTGAGTGAGCAACCACCGTCAAGCCCATTGGTCAAAGTCGTTTACAGTTCTTTGAATTTCAAAGACGTTATGCTGGCAACCGGTAGACTCACGCTGGAGACTTCCTTTACTAACCGATTACAACAAGAATGCGTTCTAGGCTTCGAGTTTTCTGGGGTCACTGCTACTGGCAAACGGGTTATGGGAATCATTCCAGCTGGATCCATGGCTACAATAATTGAAGCTGATCCTTTGTTCACTTTGGATGTTCCTGATGAATGCACCCTGGAGCAAGCGGCTACTATTCCTACGGTATACGCTACGGTCTATGCTGCCTTCTTCATTTGCGCTCATATTCGCAAAGTAAACTCCATTCTCATACACGCCGGCACGGGTGGCATTGGTCTAGCTGCGATTCGAGTATGTCTAGCTTACGGACTTGAAGTCTTTACCACTGTTAGCACCAAGGAGAAACGTGAATTCCTCTTAAGCTACTTCCCCGATCTTAACCCTAACAACATCGGTAATTCCAGAGACATCTCTTTCGAAACACTCATCAAGGAGCGTACCAATGGGCGGGGTGTTGACTTCGTTCTCAACTCCCTCTCCGAGGAAAAGCTTCAGGCTTCCATTCGCTGTCTGGCTAAGGGTGGACATTTTCtagaaattggaaaatatgATATGATGAAGGACTCCAAACTAGCAATGGCACTCTTCCAAAAAGGACTTACCTTCACCGCCGTGCTCGTCGATTTGATGTTCCAGGAGAAACGAGAACTCATGCAGGAGTTACACAAACTCATTGTGGAGGATATGTCCAAGGGCATCGTACAGCCCCTTCCTACAAGCGTTTTCCAGGCGCACGAGATCGAACAAGCGTTCCGATATCTTGCTACGGCCAAGCACATCGGAAAGGTTGTGCTCAAGATTCGCGATAACGAAGACGATCTCGCGTCCGTCCCGATATCATTTCTTCCGCGGGTGTACTGTAACCCTGAGCAAAGCTTTGTCATTGCTGGAGGTCTTGGTGGATTTGGACTCGAGCTGGCCGATTGGCTTATCATTCGGGGCTGTCGTAAGCTGCTTCTTAGTTCCAGCAGAGGAATCACCAAGCCCTATCAGCAATACCGTATCAA TACATGGCATACGTACGGAGTGCAAGTGCTCGTCTCTACAGAAGACATCTCCACCGAGAATGGATGTCGTCGACTTCTCCAGCAAGCCATAAAAATGGGACCGATCGCCGGTATATTCAATCTGGCCGTACAGCTCCGGGATGCCATCATCGAAAACCAATCGGTGGATAAGTTTGCCGAGTGTCTGGCTCCGAAAGCCACCGCTACACACCATCTCGATCTACTCAGCCGAGAGCTGTGCCCCATGCTGAAGCATTTCGTCGTTTTCTCCAgcgtatcgtgcggtagaggAAACGCCGGACAATCTAACTACGGCATGGCGAACTCCATCATGGAACGTATCATCGAACATCGTGTCGCTCAAGGTCTGCCCGGAAAAGCCATCCAGTGGGGGGCCATCGGAGAGGTCGGAATTGTTGCCGACATGCAGGAAGATAAAATCGACATGGAGATCGGTGGTACATTGCAGCAACGACTTTCTTCCTGCATCCAAGTGCTCGATCAGCTGCTGACCTCTTCGGAACCTCTTGTGGCCAGTATGGTTGTGGCCGAGAAGCGTAGCTCTAGCGGTGGCGCCAAGAACATCGTCGAAGCCGTCATGAACATCATGAACATTCGCGATATGAAGTCCGTCTCCGTTGAGAGCACGCTCGCTGACATCGGTATGGACTCGCTCATGGCCGTCGAAATCCGACAGGTTCTGGAGCGAGACTTTGATATCATCTTGACGCCTCAGGACCTTCGCACGCTCACCTTCTCGAAGCTTCAGAAGCTCGCCGATGCTAAGGCCGAGAACGAAGCTGCCGAAATCGCTGCTCAACAGCTACAGCTGGAGGATTTGTTGGCAAGCTTCGGTGATGAAGCCGCCAGTCATCACACTGTCCTACGGCTGCCTTCCAAATGTAACGACCTCGCGTTCGATCGACCTGTTCTGATCATACCGGGAATTGAGAGCGTATGTAGTCCAGCCTGGACCAAGATCGCTTCCGAGATCAACGCTCCTACATTTATGCTGCAAACATTCGCCAACGCAACCGATGAGCAGACCATCGTCGGAATCGTTGACACCGTCTTTGACGAGATGTTCGAGACTGTCTTCACCAAAGCGGAACAGTTCTTGGTCATTGGATATTCCTTCGGATCACTGTTAGCACTGGAAATTGTGAAGCGCCTAGAGGCACGATCACTTCACGGAAAGCTGATGTTAATCGATGGGTCGCCGTTGTACCTGCAGCGTTTCGCCAGCCACCATTTATCGGGCTTTGACGACGAGCACCTTCAAATGGCGATCCTCACGCTCGTGCTTTCCTTTGTACTTCCCACGGCAACCCAGGATATTATAAAATCTATCATGGATAAATCAACGTACCTCGAACGCGTAGAGAAGCTAATGGAAGTCGCACGTGAGTCTAATTCATTCTCGGAAGAGTACGCCCGCAAAATGATGCGAGCTCTGTTCTATCGACTAAAGGCAGCCATGAACATGAGCAcggaagcgaaggaaaagctGACATCACCACTTGTCCTGGTACGGTCAGCAGCGATCGGTGACATAGAAGAGGATTACGGTCTGAGCGAGTTTACCATCGCGTCCTTGATAGTGAAAATTATCGATGGAACTCATCAAACCATGCTCGCCAACCCCGAGCTCATTGAGATCATTAACAAGGACACGCTGTAA